A portion of the Gasterosteus aculeatus chromosome 12, fGasAcu3.hap1.1, whole genome shotgun sequence genome contains these proteins:
- the skor1a gene encoding SKI family transcriptional corepressor 1a isoform X1, with translation MESMPGQQLRDAGREASSSPSSKHDAASFSGPSPLKPNQVSETALYGVPIVCLVIDGKERLCLAQISNTLLKNYSYNEIHNRRVALGITCVQCTPVQLELLRRAGAMPISSRRCGMITKREAERLCKSFLGAHSPPKLPENFAFDVTHDCAWGSRGSFIPARYNSSRAKCIKCSFCNMYFSPNKFIFHSHRTSESKYLQPDAANFNSWRRHLKLTDKKQSDDIHHAWEDVKAMFNGGSRKRTLPMSGSGMSSSMKSQASSSLAQTSSPEIPHKTLRCDEDRRNNNNLSLASGARTYPVIPVPSKNFGMLQKIPPPLFPHHPYGFPSYGLCQKKSDIVPDANKTGVPGVFWPGAKDALYPAFPMFWPTAGGLPIPPYSASPPKPLPELLPGVVRQADVDLSDQSDRGGSSTPKDTNHHPHHQQDGAERCSSSQSSSARNDEDKSGDEAPQRKISYISAFRPVVKDAETIAKLYGNRDGYGARPGYLSPDFISESSSYRSVSPGRDSVVDDDDDPDVDVESNRGQDEEEVIQISPGGGHNDSPLADRVSSGAEESQEPLDNSSPGPAAASPGDSVHTGSSDEDRQMRNGSPLHEVYPHEKDRHVLPNAPSPFGSRHSSTSNGFHHVSEPQNQRNATSYQQHKDRPADGALRIDISLHERDLETMAKEELQKQLAEQVELRKKLEREFQHLKDNFQDQMKRELSYREEMVQQLQIVRDTLCSELDQERKARYAIQQKLKGNLIQSKRGTRMSFCAFKHKYASATFFFNSQTSSVINIFCAKTPLKEKSTFSQGCLKATLTCS, from the exons ATGGAGTCGATGCCCGGCCAGCAGCTTCGAGACGCTGGACGAGAGGCCAGCTCTTCCCCCAGTTCAAAGCACGACGCAGCGAGCTTCTCCGGCCCCAGCCCCCTCAAACCGAACCAAGTGAGTGAGACCGCCCTGTACGGGGTGCCCATCGTATGTCTGGTCATAGACGGCAAGGAGAGACTCTGCCTGGCGCAGATTTCTAACACGCTGCTGAAGAACTACAGCTACAACGAGATACACAACCGCCGGGTCGCCTTGGGCATCACCTGCGTGCAGTGCACCCCCGTTCAGCTGGAGCTCCTGCGGCGCGCCGGGGCCATGCCCATCTCCTCCAGGCGTTGCGGCATGATCACCAAGCGGGAGGCCGAGAGGCTCTGCAAGTCCTTCCTGGGAGCGCACAGCCCCCCGAAGCTACCGGAAAATTTCGCCTTTGACGTGACCCACGATTGCGCCTGGGGCTCCAGGGGCAGCTTCATACCCGCCAGATACAACAGCTCCAGAGCAAAGTGCATCAAGTGCAGCTTTTGCAACATGTATTTCTCCCCGAATAAATTCATCTTCCACTCTCATCGCACCTCGGAGTCCAAGTATCTCCAGCCGGACGCGGCCAACTTCAACTCGTGGAGACGCCACCTGAAACTGACGGACAAAAAACAATCCGACGACATTCACCACGCGTGGGAGGATGTAAAGGCCATGTTCAACGgggggagcaggaagaggactCTGCCCATGAGCGGCTCGGGGATGTCCTCGTCGATGAAGTCGCAGGCCTCGTCCAGCTTGGCCCAAACCAGCTCGCCCGAAATCCCTCACAAGACTTTACGCTGCGACGAGGATCGGAGAAATAACAATAACCTGAGTTTGGCGAGCGGCGCGCGCACCTACCCGGTCATCCCGGTGCCCAGCAAGAACTTCGGCATGCTGCAGAAAATCCCCCCGCCCCTGTTCCCGCATCACCCCTACGGCTTCCCCAGCTACGGGCTGTGTCAGAAAAAGAGCGACATCGTGCCCGATGCGAACAAAACCGGTGTCCCCGGCGTGTTCTGGCCCGGCGCGAAGGACGCCCTGTACCCCGCCTTCCCCATGTTTTGGCCCACAGCTGGCGGCCTACCGATTCCGCCCTACTCGGCCTCTCCGCCCAAACCCCTCCCGGAGCTGCTGCCAGGCGTCGTCCGGCAGGCAGACGTCGACCTGTCGGACCAAAGCGaccgcggcggcagcagcacgCCCAAAGACACcaaccaccacccgcaccaCCAGCAGGACGGCGCAGAGCGCTGCTCcagctcccagtcctcctccGCGAGAAACGACGAGGACAAGTCCGGGGACGAGGCCCCGCAGAGGAAAATCAGCTACATCTCGGCCTTCAGGCCCGTGGTGAAAGACGCGGAGACCATCGCCAAACTCTACGGCAACCGGGACGGCTACGGCGCGCGCCCCGGTTACCTGTCCCCGGATTTTATCAGCGAGAGCTCCAGTTACAGATCGGTGTCGCCAGGCAGAGACAGCGTggtggacgacgacgacgacccgGACGTAGACGTGGAGTCCAATCGGGGAcaagacgaggaggaagtgaTCCAGATTTCCCCGGGAGGGGGCCACAATGACTCCCCCCTGGCGGACCGGGTCTCCTCTGGTGCTGAGGAGAGCCAGGAGCCGCTGGATAACTCCAGCCCgggaccagcagcagcatcaccggGGGACTCCGTGCACACCGGGTCATCAGATGAGGACAGACAGATGCGTAATGGCTCTCCTCTTCATGAA GTGTACCCTCATGAAAAGGACCGCCACGTGCTCCCGAACGCGCCTTCGCCGTTCGGCTCGAGACACTCGAGCACATCCAACG GTTTCCATCACGTGTCTGAACCCCAGAACCAACGCAACGCGACGTCCTACCAGCAGCACAAGGACCGACCAG CCGATGGAGCTTTACGCATCGACATCAGCTTGCATGAAAGAGACCTGGAGACCATGGCTAAAG AGGAATTGCAGAAGCAGCTCGCGGAACAAGTGGAGTTGAGGAAAAAGTTGGAGAGAgaatttcagcatttaaaag ATAATTTTCAGGACCAAATGAAGCGTGAGCTGTCCTACAGAGAGGAAATGGTCCAGCAGCTGCAGATTGTTCGAG aCACTTTGTGCAGCGAGTTGGACCAAGAGAGAAAGGCTCGTTATGCAATACAGCAGAAGCTAAAAGGTAATTTAATCCAATCCAAAAGAGGAACACGCATGTCATTTTGTGCCTTCAAACATAAATATGCAAgtgctacttttttttttaatagtcaaACATCCTCTGTGATCAATATATTTTGCGCTAAGACACCATTGAAGGAAAAGTCCACCTTTTCTCAAGGCTGTCTGAAAGCGACGCTCACATGCTCATAA